One Papaver somniferum cultivar HN1 chromosome 10, ASM357369v1, whole genome shotgun sequence genomic window carries:
- the LOC113319117 gene encoding uncharacterized protein LOC113319117, translating to MGKSGRDWTQIYAIYGMDEWQTLMFLLIHAFFFSFLSVFFLLYFNPICSIFDSFFPGLPAGAPRFIAGFTGSVTAILAVCLLFAACNIFYSSVSLHWDMAQRIVNAVNDWSTVKTALDVGCGRGILLNAVAQQLKKEGSSGRVVGLDRRKTTVSTLRTVGMEGVQEYVTCKEGDARHLPFGDNYFDVVVSAVFLHTVGKEFGHKTAAAAAERMKGLSEVVRVLKPGGVGVVWDLVHVPEYVQRLKELRMEDIRVSERVTAFMVSSHIVSFRKPNQQQLLSFSGEFRVDWRCHGLC from the coding sequence ATGGGGAAATCTGGTAGAGATTGGACACAGATCTACGCGATCTATGGAATGGATGAATGGCAAACCCTAATGTTCTTATTAATCCatgcttttttcttctcttttctttctgttttctttcttctctactTCAATCCAATCTGTTCAATCTTTGATTCATTCTTCCCTGGTCTTCCTGCCGGAGCTCCTCGATTCATCGCCGGATTTACTGGTTCAGTTACCGCAATCTTAGCGGTCTGTTTACTGTTCGCCGCCTGCAACATTTTCTACTCATCTGTATCTCTTCACTGGGATATGGCTCAAAGAATAGTCAACGCAGTCAATGATTGGTCAACAGTCAAAACTGCACTTGACGTTGGTTGTGGTAGAGGAATTCTCCTTAATGCTGTTGCTCAGCAATTGAAAAAAGAAGGAAGTTCCGGTAGAGTAGTCGGACTTGATCGCCGGAAGACTACTGTATCGACTTTAAGAACGGTAGGAATGGAAGGTGTTCAAGAATATGTAACGTGTAAAGAAGGCGATGCTCGTCATTTACCATTCGGTGACAATTactttgatgttgttgtttctgCCGTTTTTTTACATACAGTTGGTAAAGAATTTGGGCATAAAACTGCTGCAGCAGCTGCTGAAAGAATGAAAGGACTAAGTGAGGTTGTTAGGGTCTTGAAACctggtggtgttggtgttgttTGGGATTTAGTTCATGTTCCTGAATATGTCCAGAGATTAAAAGAATTAAGAATGGAAGATATTAGAGTTTCTGAACGTGTTACTGCTTTTATGGTCAGCAGTCATATCGTTTCGTTCCGTAAACCAAATCAACAACAATTACTTAGTTTTAGTGGGGAGTTTAGGGTTGATTGGAGATGTCATGGTCTctgttaa